One Paraburkholderia kururiensis DNA window includes the following coding sequences:
- a CDS encoding BolA family protein, whose protein sequence is MLPTPEQIKQYIAAGLACQHLEVEGDGQHFFATIVSANFEGKRLIQRHQLVYAALGDRMREEIHALSMKTLTPAEWQNA, encoded by the coding sequence ATGTTGCCGACTCCCGAACAGATCAAGCAATACATCGCGGCGGGCCTTGCCTGCCAGCACCTCGAAGTCGAGGGCGACGGTCAGCATTTTTTCGCGACCATCGTTTCGGCGAATTTCGAGGGCAAGCGCCTGATTCAGCGACATCAACTCGTGTACGCGGCCCTCGGCGACCGCATGCGCGAGGAAATCCACGCGCTCAGCATGAAAACCCTGACTCCCGCCGAATGGCAGAACGCATAA
- the mlaD gene encoding outer membrane lipid asymmetry maintenance protein MlaD yields the protein MKKTALDFWVGLFVVAGFIALLFLALKVGNMSSLSFQATYPVKLKFDNIGGLKPRAPVKSAGVTVGRVASISFDTNTYQALVTIDLDKQYQFPKDTSAKILTSGLLGEQYIGLEPGGDSEMLKAGDTIAMTQSAIVLENLIGQFLYSKAADSGAAKPAAGAAPPAPAAPAVAAPASGAQ from the coding sequence ATGAAAAAGACTGCTCTCGACTTCTGGGTCGGCCTGTTCGTGGTGGCGGGCTTCATTGCGCTGCTGTTTCTCGCGCTGAAGGTCGGCAACATGAGCTCGCTGTCCTTTCAGGCGACCTACCCGGTCAAGCTCAAGTTCGACAACATCGGCGGGCTGAAGCCGCGCGCGCCGGTGAAGAGCGCGGGCGTGACGGTGGGCCGCGTGGCGTCCATCAGCTTCGACACGAACACGTACCAGGCGCTCGTCACGATCGATCTGGACAAGCAGTACCAGTTTCCGAAGGACACGTCGGCCAAGATCCTCACCTCGGGTCTGCTGGGCGAGCAGTACATCGGGCTCGAGCCGGGCGGCGACAGCGAAATGCTGAAGGCCGGCGACACGATCGCCATGACGCAGTCGGCCATCGTGCTCGAGAACCTGATCGGGCAGTTCCTGTACAGCAAGGCGGCGGACTCGGGGGCTGCGAAGCCCGCCGCAGGCGCAGCACCGCCCGCGCCAGCGGCACCGGCGGTGGCGGCGCCGGCCTCCGGCGCCCAATAA
- a CDS encoding ABC transporter ATP-binding protein, with protein sequence MPAIEIRNVRKRFKELQALKGVSLTVEEGEFFGLLGPNGAGKTTLISILAGLSRADEGTVKVLGHDVVSDFRAARRALGVVPQELVFDPFFTVRETLRIQSGYYGLRNNDAWIDEVMANLDLTEKADVNMRALSGGMKRRVLVAQALVHRPPVIVLDEPTAGVDVELRQTLWKFVSRLNREGHTIVLTTHYLEEAEALCDRIAMLRRGEVVALDRTSALLQRFAGMQLFVRFATGVLPAELRALEVDPTNVQGHQHLLRLSSYDDVEGILAQCRAAGCTFDEIEVRKADLEDVFVQVMNGPEVVEGLA encoded by the coding sequence ATGCCAGCCATAGAAATCCGTAACGTCAGGAAGCGCTTCAAGGAGTTGCAGGCGCTCAAGGGCGTCAGTCTCACGGTTGAAGAAGGCGAATTCTTCGGGCTGCTCGGCCCGAACGGCGCGGGCAAAACGACGCTCATCAGCATTCTCGCCGGACTCTCGCGCGCGGACGAAGGCACGGTGAAGGTACTGGGCCACGACGTCGTGAGCGATTTTCGCGCCGCGCGGCGCGCGCTCGGCGTCGTTCCACAGGAACTTGTCTTCGACCCGTTCTTCACGGTTCGCGAAACGCTGCGCATCCAGTCCGGCTACTACGGCCTGCGCAACAACGACGCGTGGATCGACGAGGTGATGGCCAACCTCGACCTCACCGAAAAGGCGGACGTCAACATGCGCGCGCTCTCGGGCGGCATGAAGCGTCGCGTGCTCGTGGCGCAGGCGCTGGTGCACCGGCCGCCTGTCATCGTGCTCGACGAACCCACGGCCGGCGTCGACGTCGAACTGCGCCAGACGCTCTGGAAATTCGTTTCGCGCCTGAATCGCGAGGGACACACCATCGTGCTCACGACGCACTATCTGGAAGAAGCCGAGGCGCTGTGCGATCGCATCGCGATGCTGCGGCGCGGTGAAGTGGTGGCGCTGGACCGCACGAGTGCGTTGCTGCAGCGCTTCGCCGGCATGCAGCTCTTCGTGCGCTTCGCGACCGGCGTGTTGCCGGCCGAACTGCGCGCGCTCGAAGTGGATCCGACCAACGTACAGGGTCACCAGCATCTGCTGCGTCTGTCGAGCTACGACGACGTGGAAGGCATCCTCGCGCAGTGTCGCGCGGCGGGCTGCACGTTCGACGAAATCGAAGTGCGCAAGGCCGATCTGGAAGATGTCTTCGTGCAGGTCATGAACGGCCCCGAAGTGGTCGAGGGGCTGGCATGA
- a CDS encoding VacJ family lipoprotein, with protein sequence MKNAPIRRTALALGVVALAGCSTVQTPTKEDPLEGLNRTIFTFNDKVDQYALKPVARGYVKVTPQPVRDSVTNFFSNIGDVYIAANNLLQLKITDGVEDIMRIVINTVFGVGGLFDVATLAKLPKHNQDLGLTLGHYGVPAGPYLVLPLFGPSTVRDAVGSIGNYYVNPLSYIDPPGLSWGLYGLNIVNTRANLLGAGDVLEAAAIDKYSFVRNTYLQRRQSLLSDGSSAALPNYDEGAPPPKYENVEDGAAPATGAATAASGAAAAAAASGTAATASPASGTAAPGLAPGTETTVPAGQIVPPARFGYPSLKLH encoded by the coding sequence ATGAAAAACGCACCCATTCGTCGCACTGCGCTGGCTCTTGGGGTGGTCGCCCTGGCGGGCTGCTCGACCGTGCAGACGCCGACGAAGGAAGACCCGCTCGAAGGCCTGAACCGCACGATCTTCACCTTCAACGACAAGGTCGACCAGTACGCGCTCAAGCCCGTGGCGCGCGGCTACGTCAAGGTCACGCCGCAGCCCGTGCGCGACAGCGTCACGAACTTCTTTTCGAACATCGGCGACGTCTATATCGCAGCCAACAACCTGTTGCAGCTGAAGATCACGGACGGCGTGGAAGACATTATGCGCATCGTGATCAACACGGTGTTCGGCGTGGGCGGTCTGTTCGACGTGGCCACGCTCGCGAAGCTGCCCAAGCACAACCAGGATCTCGGCCTGACGCTCGGCCATTACGGCGTGCCTGCCGGCCCGTACCTCGTGCTGCCGCTGTTCGGGCCGAGCACGGTGCGCGACGCGGTGGGGTCGATCGGCAACTACTATGTGAACCCGCTCAGCTACATCGATCCGCCGGGTCTCAGCTGGGGCCTTTACGGCCTCAACATCGTGAACACGCGCGCGAACCTGCTGGGTGCGGGCGACGTGCTGGAAGCGGCCGCCATCGACAAGTACTCGTTTGTGCGCAACACCTATCTGCAGCGGCGCCAGTCGCTGCTGTCCGACGGTTCGTCCGCGGCGCTGCCCAACTATGACGAAGGCGCGCCGCCGCCGAAGTACGAAAACGTCGAGGACGGCGCGGCGCCGGCCACAGGTGCGGCCACTGCGGCCAGCGGTGCCGCTGCGGCTGCTGCCGCCTCGGGCACGGCGGCCACCGCTTCGCCGGCATCCGGTACGGCCGCGCCTGGTCTCGCGCCCGGAACGGAAACGACGGTGCCGGCCGGTCAGATCGTGCCGCCCGCACGTTTCGGCTATCCGTCGCTCAAACTGCACTGA
- the mlaE gene encoding lipid asymmetry maintenance ABC transporter permease subunit MlaE, whose amino-acid sequence MISLIGSRVIAALVRAGYGTRLFLRLLLEFFPLLRRPRLVTKQIHFVGNYSIVIIAVSGLFVGFVLGLQGYYTLNRYGSEQALGLLVALSLVRELGPVVTALLFAGRAGTSLTAEIGLMKAGEQLTAMEMMAVDPVRVVIAPRMWAGVIAMPILAAIFSAIGVLGGYVVGVLLIGVDSGAFWSQMQGGVDVWSDVGNGVIKSIVFGFAVTFVALFQGYEAKPTPEGVSRATTKTVVYASLAVLGLDFLLTALMFS is encoded by the coding sequence ATGATCAGTCTGATCGGAAGCCGCGTCATCGCGGCGCTCGTGCGCGCGGGTTACGGCACGAGGCTCTTCCTGCGCCTGCTGCTCGAGTTCTTCCCGTTGCTGCGGCGTCCGCGCCTCGTGACGAAGCAGATTCACTTCGTCGGCAACTACTCGATCGTGATCATCGCGGTGTCCGGCCTGTTCGTCGGCTTCGTACTCGGCTTGCAGGGCTATTACACGCTGAATCGCTACGGCTCCGAGCAGGCGCTCGGGCTGCTCGTCGCGCTTTCGCTCGTGCGCGAGCTCGGGCCGGTCGTCACGGCGCTGCTGTTCGCGGGCCGGGCGGGCACTTCGCTTACGGCCGAGATCGGTCTGATGAAGGCGGGTGAGCAACTCACGGCGATGGAAATGATGGCCGTGGACCCCGTTCGCGTCGTGATCGCGCCGCGCATGTGGGCGGGTGTCATCGCGATGCCTATTCTCGCGGCGATTTTCAGCGCCATTGGCGTGCTGGGCGGCTACGTGGTGGGCGTGCTGCTGATCGGCGTCGACTCCGGCGCATTCTGGTCGCAGATGCAGGGCGGCGTGGACGTCTGGAGCGACGTGGGCAACGGCGTGATCAAGAGTATCGTGTTCGGTTTCGCCGTCACGTTCGTGGCGCTGTTCCAGGGCTACGAGGCGAAGCCGACGCCTGAAGGCGTATCGCGCGCCACGACGAAGACAGTGGTGTATGCCTCGCTCGCGGTGCTAGGCCTCGATTTCCTGCTGACCGCATTGATGTTCAGCTAG
- a CDS encoding ABC transporter ATP-binding protein: MPSSSETLLELRDVDFGYGDRLVLSGLNMRFARGQVVAVMGGSGGGKTTVLRLIGGLVRAQRGQVLFHGEDVGAQTREGLYALRRKMGMLFQFGALFTDMSVFENVAFALREHTDLPEELIRDLVLMKLNAVGLRGARDLAPSEVSGGMARRVALARAIALDPELMMYDEPFAGLDPISLGITANLIRTLNHALGATSILVTHDVPESFAIADYVYFLANGRVHAEGTPDQLRASSDPTVRQFIDGAPDGPFRFHYPAASLGADFGMGGGNA; this comes from the coding sequence GTGCCTTCTTCTTCTGAGACCCTTCTCGAGCTTCGCGACGTCGATTTCGGTTACGGCGACCGGCTCGTCCTCTCCGGTCTGAACATGCGCTTCGCGCGTGGCCAGGTGGTAGCGGTCATGGGCGGCTCGGGCGGCGGCAAGACTACGGTGCTGCGCCTCATCGGCGGACTCGTGCGCGCGCAGCGCGGCCAGGTGCTGTTTCACGGCGAGGACGTCGGCGCGCAGACACGCGAAGGCCTCTACGCGCTGCGCCGCAAGATGGGCATGCTGTTCCAGTTCGGCGCGCTTTTCACCGATATGTCGGTGTTCGAGAACGTCGCGTTCGCGCTGCGCGAGCACACCGACCTGCCCGAAGAACTGATCCGCGACCTCGTGCTCATGAAGCTGAACGCTGTCGGCCTGCGCGGCGCGCGCGACCTTGCGCCGTCCGAGGTGTCGGGCGGCATGGCGCGGCGCGTGGCGCTTGCGCGCGCCATCGCACTCGACCCCGAACTCATGATGTACGACGAACCGTTCGCCGGGCTCGACCCGATTTCGCTCGGCATCACGGCCAACCTGATTCGCACGCTCAACCACGCACTCGGCGCCACCTCGATTCTCGTCACGCACGACGTGCCGGAGTCGTTCGCGATTGCCGACTACGTCTACTTTCTCGCAAACGGCCGCGTGCACGCCGAGGGCACGCCCGACCAGTTGCGCGCATCGAGCGACCCCACCGTTCGCCAGTTCATCGACGGTGCGCCGGACGGCCCGTTCCGCTTTCATTACCCCGCTGCCAGCCTCGGTGCGGACTTCGGCATGGGCGGGGGTAACGCATGA
- a CDS encoding ABC transporter permease, giving the protein MSGFRTLFYKEVLRFWKVSFQTVLAPVITALLYLTIFGHALRDHVEVYAGVEYTSFLIPGLVMMSVLQNAFANSSSSLIQSKITGNLVFVLLPPLSHWEMFGAYVLASVVRGLAVGAGVFVVTIWFIPVSFAAPLYIVLFALLGSAILGTLGLIAGIWAEKFDQLAAFQNFLIMPLTFLSGVFYSTHTLPPVWREVSRLNPFFYMIDGFRYGFFGVSDIDPLASLAIVAGFFVALAVLAMRMLASGYKLRH; this is encoded by the coding sequence ATGAGCGGATTTCGCACGCTGTTCTACAAGGAAGTGCTGCGTTTCTGGAAGGTCTCGTTCCAGACCGTGCTGGCACCCGTCATCACCGCGCTGCTTTATCTCACCATTTTCGGCCACGCGTTGCGCGATCACGTCGAGGTGTATGCCGGCGTCGAATACACGAGCTTCCTGATACCAGGCCTCGTGATGATGAGCGTGCTGCAGAACGCATTCGCCAACAGCTCGTCATCGCTGATCCAGTCGAAGATCACGGGGAACCTCGTGTTCGTGCTGCTGCCGCCGCTGTCGCATTGGGAAATGTTCGGCGCCTACGTGCTGGCCTCTGTCGTGCGCGGCCTCGCCGTGGGCGCGGGCGTGTTTGTCGTGACCATCTGGTTCATTCCGGTGAGCTTCGCAGCGCCGCTCTACATCGTGCTGTTCGCGCTGCTCGGTTCGGCGATTCTCGGCACGCTCGGACTCATTGCCGGCATCTGGGCTGAGAAGTTCGACCAACTCGCCGCGTTCCAGAATTTTCTGATCATGCCGCTCACGTTCCTTTCGGGCGTGTTCTACTCCACGCACACGCTGCCGCCCGTATGGCGCGAGGTGTCGCGGCTCAATCCGTTTTTCTACATGATCGACGGCTTTCGCTACGGCTTTTTCGGCGTGTCGGACATCGACCCGCTGGCGAGCCTTGCGATCGTCGCCGGTTTCTTCGTGGCGCTTGCCGTGCTCGCGATGCGCATGCTCGCATCCGGCTACAAGCTGCGTCACTGA
- a CDS encoding MlaC/ttg2D family ABC transporter substrate-binding protein, with amino-acid sequence MKKFFLIPLLLAFFSFTGVASAQTSDTTSPDGLIKTVTTQVMDTIRSDKSIQKGDIGEITKLVNEKILPYTDFRRTTQLAMGRAWRTATPDQQSQLVEQFKMLLIRTYAGALAQVRDQQIQYKPFRANPDDTDVVVRSVVMNNGSPVELDYRLYKTPQGWRVYDINVLGAWLIQAYQQQFNEKIQQGGVDGLIQFLTQRNQQLASGKVSS; translated from the coding sequence ATGAAAAAGTTCTTCCTCATTCCGCTGCTTCTCGCGTTCTTTTCTTTCACCGGCGTCGCGTCCGCGCAGACTTCGGACACCACCTCGCCGGACGGCCTGATCAAGACAGTCACCACCCAGGTCATGGACACGATCCGCAGCGACAAGTCCATCCAGAAGGGCGATATCGGCGAGATCACGAAGCTCGTCAACGAGAAGATCCTGCCTTACACGGATTTCCGCCGCACCACGCAACTCGCCATGGGCCGCGCGTGGCGCACGGCCACGCCGGACCAGCAGAGCCAGCTCGTCGAGCAGTTCAAGATGCTGCTGATTCGCACCTACGCCGGCGCGCTCGCGCAGGTTCGCGACCAGCAGATCCAGTACAAGCCGTTCCGCGCGAATCCTGACGATACGGACGTCGTCGTGCGTTCGGTGGTCATGAACAACGGCTCGCCGGTCGAGCTCGACTATCGGCTGTACAAGACGCCGCAGGGCTGGCGCGTGTACGACATCAACGTGCTAGGCGCGTGGCTCATTCAGGCCTACCAGCAGCAGTTCAACGAGAAGATCCAGCAAGGCGGCGTGGACGGTCTGATCCAGTTCCTCACCCAACGCAACCAGCAGCTGGCATCGGGCAAGGTCTCGTCGTGA
- the thiS gene encoding sulfur carrier protein ThiS has protein sequence MEIHVNQKPFSLPDGATVADALAAFGARPPFAVALNGDFVARGQHAARALQPGDRLDVVTPVAGG, from the coding sequence ATGGAAATACACGTAAACCAGAAGCCGTTTTCGTTGCCCGACGGCGCAACCGTTGCCGATGCGCTGGCCGCATTCGGCGCGCGTCCGCCGTTCGCGGTCGCGTTGAACGGCGATTTCGTCGCGCGCGGCCAGCATGCGGCGCGCGCGCTCCAGCCGGGCGACCGGCTGGATGTCGTCACCCCTGTCGCGGGCGGCTGA
- the thiE gene encoding thiamine phosphate synthase, with translation MTERLPLPARELFWPPADELTEAVERIRARLGDWPPTHAPWRVCLTAPDEPNGGDLIVVSNVSHAGEHLASWLVRGAGVIEAAEARVTLHLGGERYALEGHLAEDWIPALAAFLDCGFDPHDALTLAMAWRDGDERTAADAWPTDLARFPSVAGLPAAPAQSFPACPSRLGLYPVLPTADWVERVLDYGVKTVQLRLKHAEPDVLKAEIARCVAAGRRHDAQVFINDHWREAIEAGAYGVHLGQEDLRVADFAAIAAAGLRLGLSTHSYYEMLTALHFRPSYIALGAVFPTTTKVMPTAPQGLVRLGRYVQLLGGVVPLVAIGGISADVLPRVLATGVGSAALVRAVTEAADPAAAVAALQREFTQ, from the coding sequence ATGACCGAAAGATTGCCCTTGCCGGCGCGCGAGCTGTTCTGGCCGCCCGCCGATGAACTGACCGAGGCCGTGGAGCGCATCCGCGCGCGTCTTGGCGACTGGCCGCCCACGCACGCGCCTTGGCGCGTCTGCCTGACCGCGCCGGACGAGCCGAACGGCGGCGACCTGATCGTCGTGTCGAATGTGTCCCACGCGGGCGAACACCTCGCGAGCTGGCTCGTGCGCGGCGCGGGCGTGATCGAAGCCGCCGAAGCGCGCGTCACGTTGCATCTGGGCGGCGAACGCTATGCGCTCGAAGGCCACCTCGCCGAAGACTGGATTCCCGCGCTGGCAGCGTTTCTCGACTGCGGCTTTGATCCCCACGATGCGCTGACGCTCGCGATGGCCTGGCGCGACGGCGACGAACGGACCGCCGCCGACGCATGGCCCACGGACCTCGCGCGCTTCCCAAGCGTGGCTGGACTGCCGGCCGCGCCGGCACAATCGTTCCCGGCCTGCCCCTCGCGCCTGGGGCTCTATCCCGTGCTGCCCACAGCCGATTGGGTGGAGCGCGTGCTGGACTACGGCGTGAAGACGGTGCAATTGAGGCTCAAGCACGCTGAGCCGGACGTGCTGAAGGCGGAAATCGCGCGTTGTGTGGCGGCCGGTCGCCGGCACGATGCGCAGGTATTCATCAACGATCACTGGCGCGAAGCGATCGAGGCGGGCGCGTACGGCGTGCATCTCGGTCAGGAAGATCTGCGGGTGGCCGACTTCGCCGCGATTGCGGCGGCAGGCCTGCGGCTCGGCCTCTCGACGCACAGCTACTACGAAATGCTCACGGCACTGCACTTCCGGCCCAGCTACATTGCGCTGGGCGCGGTGTTTCCCACCACGACAAAGGTGATGCCGACCGCGCCGCAAGGACTCGTGCGGCTTGGCCGCTATGTCCAACTGCTGGGCGGCGTTGTGCCGCTCGTGGCGATCGGCGGCATCAGCGCAGACGTGCTGCCTCGGGTGCTGGCCACGGGCGTGGGGTCGGCGGCGCTCGTGCGGGCCGTGACGGAAGCGGCCGACCCCGCGGCCGCGGTTGCTGCGTTGCAGCGGGAGTTTACGCAATAA
- a CDS encoding thiazole synthase, with the protein MTLSPSADALTLYGETFASRVLLGTSRYPSLQSLSRSIEAARPGMVTVALRRQMTEGGAEAGFFDLLKRHAVPLLPNTAGCQTVAEAVTTAHMAREVFETDWIKLELIGDDYTLQPDPVGLIKAAERLVKDGFKVLPYCTEDLVIGRRLLDAGCEALMPWGAPIGTGKGVMNPYAMRVLRERLPDVPLIVDAGLGVPSHACQVMEWGFDGVLLNTAVSQATHPEAMARAFALGVDAGREAYLAGPMAERQTAQASTPVVGMPFWHQDGSAA; encoded by the coding sequence ATGACCCTCTCCCCATCCGCCGACGCGCTCACGCTCTACGGCGAAACCTTCGCGAGCCGGGTGCTGCTCGGCACGTCGCGTTATCCGTCGCTGCAGTCGCTGTCGCGTTCCATCGAGGCGGCGCGCCCCGGCATGGTCACCGTCGCGCTGCGCCGGCAAATGACCGAAGGCGGCGCCGAAGCCGGCTTCTTCGATCTGCTCAAACGCCATGCCGTGCCGCTTCTGCCGAACACGGCAGGCTGCCAGACCGTGGCCGAGGCCGTGACGACCGCGCACATGGCGCGCGAAGTATTCGAAACCGACTGGATCAAGCTCGAACTGATCGGCGACGACTACACGCTGCAACCGGACCCGGTCGGGTTGATCAAAGCGGCTGAGCGCCTCGTCAAGGACGGCTTCAAGGTGCTGCCGTACTGCACCGAAGATCTCGTGATCGGCCGGCGCCTGCTCGACGCGGGCTGCGAGGCGCTGATGCCGTGGGGCGCGCCCATCGGCACGGGCAAGGGCGTGATGAATCCGTACGCGATGCGCGTGCTGCGCGAACGGCTGCCCGATGTGCCGCTCATCGTCGATGCGGGGCTCGGCGTACCGTCGCACGCGTGCCAGGTGATGGAGTGGGGCTTCGACGGCGTGCTGTTGAACACGGCCGTGTCGCAGGCGACGCACCCGGAAGCGATGGCGCGCGCCTTCGCGCTCGGCGTGGACGCCGGACGCGAGGCATACCTTGCCGGGCCGATGGCCGAACGGCAGACGGCGCAGGCGAGCACGCCCGTGGTGGGCATGCCGTTCTGGCATCAGGATGGGAGTGCAGCATGA
- the murA gene encoding UDP-N-acetylglucosamine 1-carboxyvinyltransferase — protein MDKLAIVGGRRLAGEITVSGAKNAALPILCASLLTADPVDLDNVPNLQDVRTTLKLLGQMGVRTEYADGRVHLDASKVDNLVAPYELVKTMRASILVLGPLVARFGEAKVSLPGGCAIGARPVDQHIKGLQAMGAEINIEHGFIEARAKRLKGARIITDMITVTGTENLLMAAVLADGETVIENAAREPEVGDLATLLVQMGAKIEGIGTDRLVIQGVERLSGAHHKVIPDRIEAGTFLCAVAAAGGDVVLRRVRPQILDAVIDKLREAGVSIEEGDDWMRVRMDARPRAVNVRTSEYPAFPTDMQAQFMALNAIADGTSQVVETIFENRFMHVQELNRLGANVTIDGNTALVNGVAKLSGAKVMATDLRASASLVIAGLVAEGETLIDRIYHLDRGYDRMEAKLTGVGADVRRIKGSAA, from the coding sequence ATGGACAAACTCGCTATAGTGGGGGGCCGCAGGCTCGCAGGTGAGATCACCGTTTCGGGCGCGAAGAACGCGGCGCTGCCCATTCTGTGCGCGAGCCTGCTCACGGCAGACCCGGTGGACCTCGACAACGTGCCGAATCTGCAGGACGTGCGTACCACGCTCAAGCTGCTCGGCCAGATGGGCGTGCGCACCGAGTACGCGGACGGCCGCGTGCATCTGGATGCATCGAAGGTCGACAACCTCGTCGCGCCGTACGAACTGGTGAAGACCATGCGTGCGTCGATTCTCGTGCTCGGTCCGCTCGTGGCGCGCTTCGGCGAGGCCAAAGTGTCGCTGCCGGGCGGCTGCGCGATCGGCGCCCGTCCGGTGGACCAGCACATCAAGGGTCTGCAGGCGATGGGCGCCGAGATCAATATCGAGCACGGCTTCATCGAAGCCCGCGCGAAGCGCCTGAAGGGCGCGCGCATCATCACGGACATGATCACCGTGACGGGCACCGAGAACCTGCTCATGGCCGCGGTGCTGGCCGACGGCGAAACGGTGATCGAAAACGCCGCGCGCGAACCCGAAGTGGGCGACCTCGCCACGCTGCTCGTGCAGATGGGCGCGAAGATCGAGGGCATCGGCACAGACCGCCTGGTGATCCAGGGCGTGGAGCGTCTCTCGGGCGCTCATCACAAGGTGATTCCGGACCGTATCGAAGCCGGTACGTTCCTGTGCGCGGTGGCCGCGGCGGGCGGCGACGTTGTGCTGCGTCGCGTGCGTCCGCAGATTCTGGACGCCGTGATCGACAAGCTGCGCGAAGCCGGCGTGAGCATCGAGGAGGGCGACGACTGGATGCGCGTGCGCATGGACGCGCGTCCGCGTGCCGTGAACGTGCGCACCTCCGAATACCCCGCCTTCCCGACCGACATGCAGGCGCAGTTCATGGCGCTCAACGCGATCGCAGACGGCACCTCGCAGGTCGTCGAGACGATCTTCGAGAACCGCTTCATGCACGTGCAGGAACTGAACCGGCTGGGCGCGAACGTGACCATCGACGGCAATACGGCGCTCGTGAACGGCGTGGCCAAGCTCTCGGGCGCCAAGGTGATGGCGACGGACCTGCGTGCGTCGGCGAGCCTTGTGATCGCCGGCCTCGTGGCCGAAGGCGAGACGCTGATCGATCGCATCTACCATCTGGACCGCGGCTACGACCGCATGGAAGCGAAGCTCACGGGCGTCGGCGCCGATGTGAGGCGTATCAAGGGGAGCGCCGCATGA
- a CDS encoding STAS domain-containing protein: MSRFETGGTLTHASANAALAAGLQRIAAGATVVDCTPLTQFDSSALAVLLAWQRAATKRGAALEIVNLPTGLASLAQVYGVDALLTPQPARH, from the coding sequence GTGAGCCGCTTCGAAACGGGCGGCACGCTGACCCACGCGAGCGCGAACGCCGCGCTCGCGGCGGGGCTCCAACGCATTGCCGCCGGCGCCACGGTGGTGGACTGCACGCCGCTCACCCAGTTCGATTCGTCGGCGCTTGCCGTGCTGCTCGCATGGCAACGCGCCGCGACGAAGCGCGGCGCGGCGCTCGAAATCGTCAATCTCCCCACGGGGCTCGCCAGCCTCGCACAGGTCTACGGCGTAGACGCGCTGCTCACGCCGCAACCGGCTCGACATTGA